One region of Osmia lignaria lignaria isolate PbOS001 chromosome 7, iyOsmLign1, whole genome shotgun sequence genomic DNA includes:
- the l(1)10Bb gene encoding BUD31-like protein produces the protein MPKVRRSKKPPPDGWELIEPTLEELEQKMREAETEPHEGKRKQESLWPIFKIHHQKSRYIYDLYYRRKAISRELYDYCLNENIADKNLIAKWKKVGYENLCCLRCIQTRDTNFGTNCICRVPKGKLEEGRIVECIHCGCRGCSG, from the exons ATGCCAAAAGTACGAAGAAGCAAAAAACCTCCACCAGATGGTTGGGAACTTATCGAGCCAACTTTAGAGGAATTGGAACAGAAGATGCGAGAAG CTGAAACGGAACCTCACGAAGGCAAGCGGAAACAGGAATCTTTATGGCCGATATTTAAAATTCATCATCAAAAATCTCGATACATATACGATTTGTATTACAGGCGGAAAGCCATTAGTCGTG AATTGTACGACTATTGCTTGAACGAAAACATAGCGGATAAAAACTTGATCGCCAAATGGAAGAAAGTCGGATACGAAAACTTGTGTTGTTTACGTTGCATACAAACGAGAGACACAAATTTTGGTACAAACTGCATTTGTCGGGTACCGAAAGGGAAACTTGAAGAGGGTAGAATAGTGGAATGCATTCACTGTGGTTGCAGAGGCTGTTCGGGATAA
- the LOC117609407 gene encoding uncharacterized protein LOC117609407: MKLKGTVKRNRGPFSVTSKSKTSPMISNIHVVTENVLLPVTKTIFTKCHSETNRSKRHVKLVKPSQSNDNVIGPLLKSPSNIPGKTYASTLLRVEQSKSGWNSREKKFLTNERSKPKESQRQQQRTELPFPCPISIQPVTVTRTAVSPNRSIKKSSKLMERKESQNQRNVETSKKSLDLLALSNTSTTNTTASSNIFSRYSLISYCDSALMKIALIDQVKQTLSSNVIDRIKESSRCLVDSSTSNGFLEAMKHQAAALQLSKHVKESSRCLVDSSTSNSILETMKHQAAALQLSKHSPQNLRRNTADRSTFTLLVEDQSRWRCEDTYSPRKEHPCKIKYSWQVVGKGSQTSRTLLESIIKANSFDDESIHQCAIKYSWQIIGMSTQTSKRDFAIAEGHPIASFSLAKIKRPRSNVMKASEPAQTVTVWRNGKRFILLNNQCTQTIAHKTNQTTFLEIHKKSY, from the exons atgaaattaaaaggcaCGGTTAAACGGAATCGTGGACCTTTTAGCGTTACCTCCAAATCAAAGACTTCGCCGATGATTTCGAATATTCATGTAGTTACAGAGAATGTGCTGCTGCCGGTAACAAAGACGATCTTCACGAAATGCCATAGTGAAACGAATCGTTCGAAACGGCACGTGAAACTCGTCAAGCCGAGCCAATCTAACGATAACGTAATCGGACCTTTGTTAAAATCACCGTCTAATATACCAGGGAAGACGTATGCGAGTACGCTGCTCCGGGTCGAACAG AGCAAGAGTGGATGGAATAGCAGAGAAAAGAAATTCCTTACAAATGAACGTTCCAAACCAAAGGAGAGTCAAAGGCAGCAACAGAGAACGGAATTACCGTTTCCCTGTCCAATTTCGATTCAACCTGTAACAGTAACACGTACGGCTGTATCACCGAACAGAAGTATCAAGAAATCTTCCAAATTGATGGAGCGAAAAGAAAGCCAGAATCAGAGGAACGTAGAAACTTCAAAAAAATCTTTGGATCTATTGGCTCTGTCGAACACATCGACTACAAACACGACAGCGTCCAGCAATATTTTCTCCAGATATTCTTTGATCTCTTATTGCGATTCCGCGTTAATGAAGATCGCTCTGATCGATCAAGTAAAGCAAACGTTATCCAGTAACGTTATCGATCGGATAAAAGAATCGTCGCGATGTTTAGTCGACTCGTCGACGTCCAACGGTTTCCTGGAGGCGATGAAGCATCAGGCAGCAGCGTTACAATTGTCCAAGCACGTAAAAGAATCGTCGCGATGTTTGGTCGACTCGTCGACGTCCAACAGCATCCTAGAGACGATGAAGCATCAGGCAGCAGCGTTACAATTGTCCAAGCACAGTCCTCAAAATTTGCGGAGAAATACAGCGGATCGTTCAACCTTCACCTTGCTCGTGGAAGATCAATCTCGATGGCGTTGCGAGGATACGTATTCACCTAGAAAGGAACACCCCTGCAAGATAAAGTATTCGTGGCAAGTGGTCGGTAAAGGTTCGCAAACGTCGCGCACGCTTTTGGAAAGTATAATCAAAGCGAACAGCTTCGACGACGAATCGATCCACCAGTGCGCTATCAAATATTCTTGGCAAATCATAGGGATGTCTACGCAAACTTCTAAAAGGGATTTTGCGATTGCAGAAGGTCACCCCATCGCCTCATTTTCACTCGCTAAAATAAAACGGCCTCGTAGCAATGTTATGAAGGCAAGCGAGCCTGCGCAAACCGTTACAGTCTGGCGAAATGGCAAAAgattcattttattgaataatcaGTGTACGCAAACGATCGCCCATAAGACGAATCAAACTACTTTCCTTGAAATTCACAAAAAAAGTTATTGA
- the LOC117609404 gene encoding methanethiol oxidase isoform X2: MLKNKVSECSSCVGPGYRSPKAAMLEGPREKLMYVVCIHTDPNKPDVLSTVDVDPESNNYCQIVHKLRMPHVGDELHHSGWNICSSCYDKPRKRDTLVLPGFVSDRVYFIDTSNERAPSIKKVLEPSEVHRHGVSTLHTTHCAPTGEIMISTMGKPNGDGQGDFLCIDSETFEVKGTWTRGDKKAGFGYDFWYQPYHDVLVASEWSAPKIFKNGYTEADSSDPAIYGRSLNFYSWSERKLKQVINLGKDGIAPLEIRFLHDPKATVGFVGCAVTSNIYKFDKTPDSKWCAKSVIRIPPKQVEGWVGSWMTGMITDILISLDDKYLYLSNWLHGDVRQYDITDTDNPKLTGQIFLGGSIVNDSNVRVIQDEELTAQPDPVYIKGRRLYGSPQMLQLSLDGTRLYVTTSIFKPWDQQFYPEHVKNGSTMVKLNVDVQNGGMKLDKQFLVDFGADKNDILLAHEMRYPGGDCTSDIWLPETA; this comes from the exons ATGCTGAAGAACAAAG TTTCAGAATGCTCGAGTTGCGTGGGTCCCGGGTACAGGTCGCCGAAAGCCGCAATGCTCGAAGGTCCCCGCGAAAAGCTGATGTACGTTGTCTGCATTCACACGGATCCAAATAAACCGGATGTTCTCTCCACCGTCGACGTAGATCCTGAAAGCAACAATTACTGTCAG ATTGTCCATAAACTACGGATGCCCCACGTCGGCGATGAACTTCATCACTCCGGTTGGAACATTTGCAGCAGCTGTTACGATAAACCGCGTAAACGAGACACCTTGGTGCTGCCTGGTTTCGTGTCCGATCGCGTTTACTTTATCGACACGAGCAACGAACGGGCTCCATCTATCAAGAAG GTATTGGAACCGAGCGAAGTGCATCGACACGGTGTGTCGACTTTGCACACTACCCATTGCGCGCCAACCGGAGAAATTATGATTTCCACGATGGGCAAACCGAACGGCGATGGCCAAGGAGACTTTCTTTGCATCGACTCCGAAACGTTCGAGGTGAAAGGCACCTGGACTCGCGGGGATAAGAAAGCAGGCTTTGGTTACGATTTTTGGTACCAACCGTATCACGATGTCCTAGTCGCGTCCGAATGGAGCGCGCCTAAGATCTTCAAAAACGGCTACACCGAGGCCGACAGCTCCGATCCTG CAATCTACGGCAGAAGTTTAAACTTTTATTCCTGGAGCGAACGAAAATTGAAACAGGTGATTAATCTTGGCAAGGATGGAATAGCACCTCTCGAAATTCGATTCCTGCACGATCCAAAGGCCACCGTTGGTTTCGTCGGTTGTGCAGTCACTTCgaatatttacaaatttgatAAAACACCGGATTCAAAGTGGTGTGCCAAATCGGTTATTCGAATCCCTCCTAAACAAGTGGAAGGTTGGGTCGGTTCGTGGATGACAG GAATGATAACGGATATCCTGATCAGCCTTGACGATAAATACTTATACCTTTCCAACTGGCTTCACGGAGATGTCAGACAATACGATATTACCGACACGGACAATCCAAAGTTAACTGGTCAAATATTTCTCGGTGGATCGATCGTCAACGACTCGAATGTCCGCGTAATTCAAGACGAAGAGTTGACTGCTCAGCCGGATCCTGTTTATATCAAAGGTCGTCGACTTTATGGATCTCCGCAAATGCTTCAGTTAAGCCTCGACGGGACACGCTTATACGTGACCACGTCGATTTTCAAACCATGGGATCAACAATTTTATCCCGAACACGTCAA GAACGGTTCGACCATGGTCAAGTTGAACGTTGACGTTCAAAACGGTGGAATGAAGCTTGACAAACAGTTTCTGGTCGATTTTGGCGCGGACAAAAACGACATTCTACTTGCGCACGAAATGCG cTATCCAGGAGGCGATTGTACGTCGGACATATGGTTACCGGAAACCGCTTGA
- the LOC117609404 gene encoding methanethiol oxidase isoform X1, protein MLKNKECSSCVGPGYRSPKAAMLEGPREKLMYVVCIHTDPNKPDVLSTVDVDPESNNYCQIVHKLRMPHVGDELHHSGWNICSSCYDKPRKRDTLVLPGFVSDRVYFIDTSNERAPSIKKVLEPSEVHRHGVSTLHTTHCAPTGEIMISTMGKPNGDGQGDFLCIDSETFEVKGTWTRGDKKAGFGYDFWYQPYHDVLVASEWSAPKIFKNGYTEADSSDPAIYGRSLNFYSWSERKLKQVINLGKDGIAPLEIRFLHDPKATVGFVGCAVTSNIYKFDKTPDSKWCAKSVIRIPPKQVEGWVGSWMTGMITDILISLDDKYLYLSNWLHGDVRQYDITDTDNPKLTGQIFLGGSIVNDSNVRVIQDEELTAQPDPVYIKGRRLYGSPQMLQLSLDGTRLYVTTSIFKPWDQQFYPEHVKNGSTMVKLNVDVQNGGMKLDKQFLVDFGADKNDILLAHEMRYPGGDCTSDIWLPETA, encoded by the exons ATGCTGAAGAACAAAG AATGCTCGAGTTGCGTGGGTCCCGGGTACAGGTCGCCGAAAGCCGCAATGCTCGAAGGTCCCCGCGAAAAGCTGATGTACGTTGTCTGCATTCACACGGATCCAAATAAACCGGATGTTCTCTCCACCGTCGACGTAGATCCTGAAAGCAACAATTACTGTCAG ATTGTCCATAAACTACGGATGCCCCACGTCGGCGATGAACTTCATCACTCCGGTTGGAACATTTGCAGCAGCTGTTACGATAAACCGCGTAAACGAGACACCTTGGTGCTGCCTGGTTTCGTGTCCGATCGCGTTTACTTTATCGACACGAGCAACGAACGGGCTCCATCTATCAAGAAG GTATTGGAACCGAGCGAAGTGCATCGACACGGTGTGTCGACTTTGCACACTACCCATTGCGCGCCAACCGGAGAAATTATGATTTCCACGATGGGCAAACCGAACGGCGATGGCCAAGGAGACTTTCTTTGCATCGACTCCGAAACGTTCGAGGTGAAAGGCACCTGGACTCGCGGGGATAAGAAAGCAGGCTTTGGTTACGATTTTTGGTACCAACCGTATCACGATGTCCTAGTCGCGTCCGAATGGAGCGCGCCTAAGATCTTCAAAAACGGCTACACCGAGGCCGACAGCTCCGATCCTG CAATCTACGGCAGAAGTTTAAACTTTTATTCCTGGAGCGAACGAAAATTGAAACAGGTGATTAATCTTGGCAAGGATGGAATAGCACCTCTCGAAATTCGATTCCTGCACGATCCAAAGGCCACCGTTGGTTTCGTCGGTTGTGCAGTCACTTCgaatatttacaaatttgatAAAACACCGGATTCAAAGTGGTGTGCCAAATCGGTTATTCGAATCCCTCCTAAACAAGTGGAAGGTTGGGTCGGTTCGTGGATGACAG GAATGATAACGGATATCCTGATCAGCCTTGACGATAAATACTTATACCTTTCCAACTGGCTTCACGGAGATGTCAGACAATACGATATTACCGACACGGACAATCCAAAGTTAACTGGTCAAATATTTCTCGGTGGATCGATCGTCAACGACTCGAATGTCCGCGTAATTCAAGACGAAGAGTTGACTGCTCAGCCGGATCCTGTTTATATCAAAGGTCGTCGACTTTATGGATCTCCGCAAATGCTTCAGTTAAGCCTCGACGGGACACGCTTATACGTGACCACGTCGATTTTCAAACCATGGGATCAACAATTTTATCCCGAACACGTCAA GAACGGTTCGACCATGGTCAAGTTGAACGTTGACGTTCAAAACGGTGGAATGAAGCTTGACAAACAGTTTCTGGTCGATTTTGGCGCGGACAAAAACGACATTCTACTTGCGCACGAAATGCG cTATCCAGGAGGCGATTGTACGTCGGACATATGGTTACCGGAAACCGCTTGA
- the LOC117609398 gene encoding uncharacterized protein LOC117609398 encodes MVIPVLSTTWGWGFFLLFFFIFTSPSPAAIRRADRDHCNKTVEIYEDVSSPAVTAANWGKPLSCWYRFRAFRGTPRDWILRVRFKKFKVGVLENATTCTGGYLQIVDGNTKTEVSNRKDPGVYCGESEQPQTFISETSFVRVIFHADNFTDQTYFSFDSRAEQQYEVYLRYGQHPELYPNRRGEIVPGSYCERVFKDCRLQTCYVQSPAYPGIYPRALHCKYRLNTRLPFIKLYIENEEFNIDGQRCENIMTCPMRPISSGSEHCPYDYIRVYDGKDENSPAIGTFCGMGKFPYSIIGTSEDLYVEFVSSPAGPLLNTGFHFNVGNWPGHVKTAGVRNGSCDWLLNSEPLRNGTEGIFLSVAHWYPPHTSCTYLLKGRPGEIARLYFPSFRVNRIESPIQPYDGDCGESLTLYDADWPDDAKIIKTFCDTFSKPMEKHDFVSSSNALFVKFESKTGSYSGSSLYYWAHYDFFNATRFGVPVPGTECDETFASWKGRSGRLRSPLNTLVYKRPGDPPADLSCTYTFITDKRLYARVILTIESVSFKEHPYAQCGHCWDSRVDRLIIKEPIVADTMDQQQPQEQRQQSQQQQQQQQQQQQRNMSIGRGHCICRSTPTAGEANPEGQQSVLRIVSRGERLELKLLVDGAHAAVSYFKQSTPLFEARYEFAHSPLCGPAILPATTDGEIEFPHYEALGYVTPPRSIKCIWELRVHRDRDVWLHFDKIKFASRSCEDGKLEIFLPGNSEPFIGICGENVSYVREMPRISAAQIAPPGFNAGDRNSGTNRESTLAQTNQQQPVSPSPSSTDQQQEEYDGWPTVIIQFTGSMAPARTAFKIAWTELYHLPRDASGALNTQKLDEYCGFQCPGDAGCIPARLLCNGVVNCPLPESRSVFRNSYNGSGSLTIAEEPNDESPELCGDDALGNRGNVAGSGNGVGNLASVVGSAGWAGAGLGAGLAILVALICLITVCKICRRRATPRDIHVPY; translated from the exons ATGGTTATACCGGTGCTGTCGACCACTTGGGGCTGGggattctttcttctcttcttcttcatcttcaccAGCCCCAGTCCTGCCGCCATCCGTAGAG CTGATCGAGATCACTGCAATAAAACGGTAGAGATATACGAGGATGTATCGAGCCCGGCTGTGACCGCGGCGAATTGGGGGAAACCTCTGTCCTGTTGGTACCGTTTTCGAGCGTTTCGCGGAACACCGCGAGATTGGATTCTACGAGTACGTTTTAAAAAGTTTAAGGTCGGCGTGCTGGAAAATGCGACCACGTGCACCGGCGGTTACCTGCAG ATCGTAGATGGGAACACGAAAACGGAGGTGAGCAACCGGAAGGATCCGGGAGTGTATTGCGGGGAATCGGAACAACCGCAGACGTTCATCTCGGAAACGAGTTTCGTTCGAGTGATATTTCACGCGGACAACTTTACCGATCAAACGTACTTTAGCTTCGATTCACGAGCGGAACAACAGTACGAAGTGTATTTGAGGTATGGCCAACATCCGGAGCTTTATCCGAATCGGAGGGGCGAGATCGTGCCCGGAAGCTATTGCGAGCGAGTGTTCAAAGATTGCCGGCTGCAAACGTGTTACGTACAGAGCCCGGCTTATCCGGGCATTTACCCGCGCGCGTTGCACTGCAAGTACCGCTTGAACACGCGGTTACCATTTATAAAACTGTACATCGAGAACGAAGAGTTCAACATCGATGGGCAGAGATGCGAGAACATAATGACCTGCCCGATGAGACCGATAAGCTCCGGTTCGGAGCACTGCCCGTACGATTACATACGCGTGTACGACGGGAAGGACGAGAACAGTCCGGCGATCGGCACCTTCTGCGGCATGGGTAAATTCCCGTACAGCATAATCGGCACCAGCGAGGATCTCTACGTGGAGTTTGTCTCGTCGCCGGCCGGGCCACTCTTGAACACCGGCTTTCACTTCAACGTAGGAAATTGGCCCGGTCACGTGAAGACCGCGGGCGTTCGAAACGGCAGTTGCGACTGGTTGCTGAACAGCGAACCCCTGCGGAACGGTACCGAGGGTATATTCCTTTCGGTCGCTCATTGGTATCCACCGCACACCAGCTGCACCTATCTTCTGAAGGGTCGACCAGGGGAAATCGCCAGGCTCTACTTTCCCAGTTTCCGGGTGAATCGTATCGAGTCACCGATACAACCGTACGACGGCGATTGCGGCGAAAGTCTGACACTGTACGATGCCGATTGGCCGGACGACGCGAAGATCATCAAAACATTCTGCGACACCTTCAGCAAACCAATGGAGAAGCACGATTTCGTATCGAGCTCGAACGCTTTGTTCGTTAAGTTTGAGAGTAAAACTGGAAGTTATTCCGGTAGCTCGCTTTATTACTGGGCCCACTACGATTTCTTCAATGCGACGAGGTTCGGCGTGCCCGTGCCTGGAACGGAATGCGACGAGACATTTGCTTCGTGGAAAGGGCGATCGGGCCGCCTCCGATCGCCGCTAAACACTCTTGTTTACAAGCGACCAGGCGATCCACCGGCCGATCTTTCTTGTACCTATACTTTCATCACGGATAAACGATTGTACGCTCGAGTCATTCTCACTATCGAATCTGTCTCCTTTAAGGAACATCCGTACGCGCAGTGCGGTCATTGTTGGGACAGTCGAGTGGATCGATTGATCATTAAAGAACCGATCGTCGCGGATACGATGGATCAACAGCAACCGCAGGAACAACGTCAGCAatcgcagcagcagcagcagcagcaacagcaacagcagcaaagGAATATGAGTATCGGTAGAGGTCACTGTATTTGTCGATCAACGCCGACAGCAGGCGAAGCGAACCCCGAAGGGCAACAATCGGTGCTTCGAATCGTGTCGCGAGGGGAACGGCTCGAATTGAAACTTCTGGTGGATGGTGCCCACGCTGCGGTcagttattttaaacaatcgaCGCCGTTGTTCGAGGCGAGATACGAATTTGCCCATAGCCCGTTGTGCGGACCGGCGATTCTGCCCGCCACCACCGACGGCGAGATCGAATTCCCTCATTACGAGGCTCTCGGATACGTGACTCCGCCTCGATCGATCAAATGCATCTGGGAACTGCGGGTACACCGAGACAGAGACGTCTGGCTGCACTTTGACAAGATCAAATTCGCCTCGCGATCCTGCGAGGACGGGAAACTGGAGATCTTTTTGCCCGGTAATAGCGAACCGTTCATCGGTATATGCGGCGAGAACGTTAGTTACGTTAGAGAGATGCCTAGAATATCAGCGGCACAGATCGCACCCCCGGGATTCAACGCCGGTGATCGTAACTCTGGGACGAACAGAGAATCGACTCTCGCGCAGACCAATCAGCAGCAACCGGTGTCGCCGTCGCCCTCCTCGACGGATCAGCAACAGGAAGAGTACGACGGTTGGCCGACGGTGATAATTCAGTTCACCGGCTCGATGGCTCCTGCGAGGACCGCATTCAAGATCGCTTGGACAGAGTTGTATCACTTACCGCGGGACGCCTCGGGAGCTTTGAACACGCAGAAGCTCGACGAGTATTGCGGGTTTCAGTGTCCGGGTGATGCCGGTTGCATTCCAGCCCGGCTGCTTTGCAACGGCGTGGTCAATTGCCCGTTGCCGGAATCTAGGTCCGTGTTCCGGAACTCGTACAACGGTAGCGGCTCGCTGACCATCGCTGAGGAACCGAACGACGAGTCTCCGGAATTGTGCGGAGACGATGCTCTCGGTAACCGCGGTAACGTGGCTGGATCTGGAAACGGTGTCGGAAATTTGGCGAGCGTAGTTGGTTCCGCTGGTTGGGCGGGTGCCGGATTAGGCGCCGGTCTGGCCATACTTGTCGCTCTAATTTGTTTGATCACCGTTTGCAAGATTTGTCGACGACGCGCTACCCCGAGAGACATCCACGTACCTTACTGA